One window of the Amycolatopsis mediterranei genome contains the following:
- a CDS encoding phosphotransferase family protein, whose protein sequence is MVEIRGRLGEGDLLGVVRAAFGERELVSVERLRGGSKKGVYRLVLDDRTTSIAYVWNAEENYWPDAASQDQSDPFGHADGLDLFEAAHAALSSIAVRVPRVVMVDRSRSLLAGEVAVLEDVRGGTLEALRERDSRRASRVLARLGDVVRAMQDSRRDRYGRPGVDRAGDTDPVEQIVLRRALGQLAETAARVDRLAAVEHRLRDLLCERHAAVAPRTEYGFIHGELGPDHVLVDDHDEPVLIDIEGAMFFDVEWEHAFLELRFGSDYPFFRRAGLDRDRMRFYRLAMYLSLVAGPLRLLDGDFPDRPVMLEIVEQNIDRTLAQLT, encoded by the coding sequence ATGGTCGAGATCCGGGGGCGGCTCGGCGAAGGTGACTTGCTCGGCGTTGTGCGAGCGGCGTTCGGGGAGCGCGAACTGGTCTCGGTGGAACGGCTGCGTGGCGGTTCCAAAAAGGGCGTCTACCGGCTCGTGCTGGATGACCGCACGACAAGCATCGCCTACGTGTGGAACGCCGAGGAGAACTACTGGCCGGACGCGGCGTCGCAGGATCAGAGCGATCCGTTCGGTCATGCCGACGGGCTCGATCTGTTCGAAGCCGCTCATGCCGCACTGTCCTCGATCGCCGTCCGGGTGCCCCGCGTGGTGATGGTGGACCGCTCCAGGAGCCTGCTCGCGGGCGAGGTTGCCGTACTGGAAGACGTGCGTGGCGGCACGCTCGAAGCCTTGCGCGAACGGGACTCGCGGCGAGCATCGCGTGTGCTGGCCCGCCTCGGTGACGTGGTTCGGGCGATGCAGGACAGCCGGCGCGACCGATATGGCCGGCCGGGCGTCGACCGGGCCGGCGACACCGATCCGGTGGAACAGATCGTGCTGCGCCGCGCGCTGGGCCAGCTCGCCGAGACCGCGGCTCGCGTCGACCGGCTCGCGGCGGTCGAACACCGCCTCCGGGATCTTTTGTGCGAGCGTCACGCGGCTGTGGCTCCCCGTACCGAGTACGGGTTCATCCACGGCGAGCTGGGTCCCGATCACGTCTTGGTCGACGACCATGACGAGCCGGTGCTGATCGACATCGAGGGTGCCATGTTCTTCGACGTCGAATGGGAGCACGCGTTCCTGGAGCTGCGCTTCGGAAGCGATTACCCCTTTTTCCGCCGTGCCGGCCTGGACCGAGACCGAATGCGCTTCTATCGCCTCGCCATGTACCTGTCGCTCGTGGCGGGCCCGTTGCGGCTCCTGGACGGTGATTTCCCGGATCGGCCGGTGATGCTGGAGATCGTGGAACAAAACATCGACCGGACCCTGGCGCAGCTTACCTGA
- a CDS encoding VOC family protein, whose product MHRSRLFGIFIDTPAAEAGSAAGFWSAALGVPARSVVGEEQFTALDGAIPGLIVDIQAVDDEPRYHVDIETDDVSAEVARLTALGAKPVSRWLECHTLRAPGGHLLCVVPVHSDPETFHRLARTWP is encoded by the coding sequence GTGCATCGCAGTCGGCTGTTCGGGATCTTCATTGACACGCCTGCCGCGGAAGCCGGTTCGGCAGCGGGTTTCTGGTCTGCCGCACTGGGGGTTCCGGCACGGTCCGTGGTGGGCGAGGAACAGTTCACTGCGCTGGACGGTGCCATCCCCGGGTTGATCGTCGACATCCAGGCGGTCGACGACGAGCCCCGCTATCACGTCGATATCGAGACTGATGACGTGTCGGCGGAAGTAGCCCGTCTGACAGCTCTGGGCGCGAAGCCGGTCTCGCGTTGGCTGGAGTGTCACACACTGCGCGCGCCCGGCGGCCACCTGCTCTGCGTGGTGCCGGTGCACAGCGATCCGGAGACGTTTCACCGGCTCGCTCGGACCTGGCCATGA
- a CDS encoding helix-turn-helix domain-containing protein has translation MVESAIEEFGERGYHGATFARIAKRAGVSVETVRANGPKTALLWAAVAVASFGVEGDIEFFDTERGKNMLELREPGAFGAYLGETMLAINEPVAGVWTAVTAAAHGDCEVRDTLAERLVSMRGQVEKVLRVVGERDWLRTDVPFDDLVEALCVITSVEAYVRYVRMDGKPREEYQAFVARTVNDTILRRSSGEAPLS, from the coding sequence GTGGTCGAGTCCGCCATCGAGGAGTTCGGCGAGCGCGGGTACCACGGGGCGACCTTCGCGCGGATCGCGAAGCGGGCCGGGGTCTCGGTCGAGACAGTGCGTGCCAACGGGCCGAAGACGGCACTGCTGTGGGCCGCGGTCGCGGTGGCCTCCTTCGGGGTCGAAGGGGACATCGAGTTCTTCGACACCGAGCGCGGCAAGAACATGCTCGAACTCCGTGAGCCGGGCGCGTTCGGCGCCTACCTCGGAGAGACGATGCTGGCGATCAACGAGCCCGTCGCCGGGGTCTGGACCGCGGTGACCGCCGCGGCCCACGGCGACTGCGAGGTCCGGGACACCTTGGCCGAGCGGCTCGTGTCCATGCGAGGGCAGGTCGAGAAGGTTCTCCGGGTGGTCGGCGAACGCGACTGGCTGCGGACCGACGTGCCCTTCGACGACCTCGTCGAGGCGCTCTGCGTCATCACCAGTGTCGAGGCCTACGTGCGTTATGTGCGGATGGACGGCAAACCGCGCGAGGAGTACCAGGCCTTCGTCGCACGTACCGTCAACGACACCATCCTCCGGCGCAGTTCCGGCGAGGCTCCGCTTTCCTGA
- a CDS encoding glycosyltransferase yields the protein MPSIMIATMPVHGHVTPLLAVARHFAGRGDRVRFLTGARFAELVAATGAEHLPLPAEADFDDRQDWNRTFPERAALSGTRAIAHDLEHIFVRPGRAQHDAVMAAHAAEPADALLADPAFIGGAFLLGHPLGVRPPIVMCGICPLMIASRDTAPFGTGLMPLRGPLGRLRNTALASLTAKVLFPAIEQIADRTFHRVHGRSIPFAVLDWPRHADAIVQFTVPEFEYPRSDAPATLHFAGPISASGSRAPLPPWWPELDGSRPVVHLTQGTIGNSDYGQLIAPALDGLADEDVLIAVATGGRPLDSLPPLPANARAAEFLPYDELLPKTDVYVTNGGYGGVQYALRYGVPIVAAGRQEDKPEVIARVAWAGVGRRIRTRIPAPSTIRRAVRAVLDDHHYRDAACRIAGHIAGTRGVHELAEIVDALVAERTASE from the coding sequence ATGCCCTCGATCATGATCGCGACCATGCCCGTCCACGGGCACGTCACCCCGCTGCTCGCCGTCGCGCGGCACTTCGCCGGGCGAGGAGACCGCGTGCGCTTCCTCACCGGTGCCCGCTTCGCCGAACTCGTCGCAGCGACCGGCGCCGAGCACCTGCCCTTGCCGGCCGAAGCCGACTTCGACGACCGGCAGGACTGGAACCGGACCTTCCCCGAGCGCGCCGCGCTCAGCGGCACCCGGGCGATTGCCCACGACCTCGAGCACATCTTCGTCCGGCCCGGCCGCGCGCAACACGACGCCGTCATGGCCGCGCACGCCGCCGAACCGGCTGACGCACTCCTGGCCGACCCGGCCTTCATCGGCGGCGCGTTCCTCCTCGGCCACCCGCTCGGCGTCCGGCCACCGATCGTGATGTGCGGCATCTGCCCGCTGATGATCGCCAGCCGGGACACGGCCCCGTTCGGCACGGGGCTCATGCCGCTGCGCGGCCCGCTCGGCCGACTCCGCAACACCGCGCTCGCCTCACTCACCGCCAAGGTCCTCTTCCCGGCCATCGAGCAGATCGCCGACCGGACGTTCCACCGGGTGCACGGCCGCTCGATCCCGTTCGCAGTCCTCGACTGGCCCCGCCACGCCGACGCGATCGTGCAGTTCACCGTGCCCGAGTTCGAGTACCCGCGCTCCGACGCGCCCGCCACCCTGCACTTCGCCGGACCGATCTCGGCATCCGGTTCGCGGGCCCCGCTTCCCCCGTGGTGGCCGGAACTCGACGGCTCCAGGCCCGTCGTCCACCTCACCCAGGGCACGATCGGCAACAGCGATTACGGTCAGCTCATCGCACCGGCCCTCGACGGCCTCGCTGACGAGGACGTGCTGATCGCCGTGGCCACCGGCGGGCGCCCCCTCGATTCCCTGCCGCCGCTGCCCGCGAACGCCAGGGCCGCCGAGTTCCTGCCGTACGACGAGCTGCTGCCGAAGACCGACGTCTACGTCACCAACGGCGGGTACGGCGGCGTGCAGTACGCGCTGCGCTACGGCGTGCCGATCGTGGCCGCCGGCCGCCAGGAGGACAAGCCCGAAGTCATCGCCCGGGTCGCCTGGGCCGGTGTCGGACGCCGCATCAGAACCCGGATCCCCGCGCCGTCGACCATCCGTCGGGCTGTCCGCGCCGTCCTCGACGACCACCACTACCGCGACGCCGCGTGCCGCATCGCCGGACACATCGCCGGTACCCGCGGAGTCCACGAGCTCGCCGAAATCGTCGACGCGCTGGTGGCTGAACGAACGGCGAGTGAATGA
- a CDS encoding AfsR/SARP family transcriptional regulator: MCVSRGNEDLELGRRAQRLVLGVLLLEAGKPVSFARLEDVLWGEFVPPNGRAMLQTHVSRLRRLLDPGRKGRCDCRIVTLGPAYLIETDAETIDVHRFRTAVTRGLASTDLEEKACLLRAALDLWRGPLLAGVIDEDLRHQLGAGLDELRLTAWEALAEADLALGRHRQATATVADLVAKHPTRESLVSSLMLALYRDGRGAEALTVYHDTRTALADRLGTDPGFALQQLYHAILRADPDLVVTGRTKPAERVVPRQLPAATRPFVGRVDEFARLDDAFGVAGRQRASVVVLAGMAGAGKTALALNWAHRRRDSFPDGQFFLNLNGFAGLPATSPADALTQLLGALGVSVADLPKSVDEAGALFRTLVADRRMLVLLDDAASADQVRSLLPGGRACFTLVTSRGSLNGLVALDGARRITVGSLSTRESCVLLSEIAGADRVANEHPATLEITRLCARLPLAVRIAGATLAENGSLSVTGYAAELATDRRLAALQVADDPDAAVRVALDRSYANLRPPARRLHALLGLLPGPDISLPAVAALAGLPQPHAAHRLAQLTDAHLVVSSGADRFAMHDLVRLFAHDRAVTDATRADRDAAAVRVLTWYRDAANAADRVLRPRERPNFESTTHPITPTDEAAALEWLGREEKNLIAAVTFAERDHPGFAWQIAAAMYGWLYRRYSRTGWIEIYRRAADAAVRAGDVAGEALIVGRMAIAYGLLRQVNDAVAACKRAYELRRSLGDRLGTATALLNLAAVHLNDRRPDEAIQVLHEATEEARGVAGNGHFTTMIHSNLAEAYQLTGRPREARQYFQRALEAAGRDTNLRDQAQILIDFAAFSAECDDLRPALDLAERGRHLATATGDEILVAEAREQLGSIRLALSETGPALEHLYAALATYDRLGHRGAADLRDHIKKIHSTARTARDPATTT; encoded by the coding sequence ATGTGCGTCAGTAGGGGGAACGAGGACCTCGAGCTGGGGCGCCGCGCGCAACGCCTGGTGCTCGGCGTTTTGCTGCTCGAAGCCGGCAAACCGGTGTCCTTCGCCCGGCTGGAAGATGTTCTCTGGGGTGAATTCGTGCCGCCGAACGGCCGGGCGATGTTGCAAACACACGTGTCGCGCCTGCGCCGGCTGCTCGATCCCGGCCGGAAGGGCAGGTGCGACTGCCGGATCGTGACGCTGGGGCCGGCCTACCTCATCGAAACCGACGCCGAAACCATTGACGTCCACCGGTTCCGCACGGCGGTGACTCGCGGGCTGGCCTCGACCGACCTCGAGGAGAAGGCGTGCCTGCTCCGCGCCGCACTCGACCTCTGGCGCGGCCCGCTCCTCGCCGGCGTGATCGACGAGGATCTCAGGCACCAGCTCGGCGCCGGGCTGGACGAACTGCGCCTGACCGCCTGGGAGGCTCTGGCCGAGGCCGATCTGGCCCTCGGACGGCATCGCCAGGCCACGGCGACGGTGGCCGACCTGGTGGCCAAGCACCCGACCCGGGAGTCACTGGTCTCCTCGCTCATGCTCGCCCTGTATCGAGATGGCCGGGGCGCAGAAGCACTCACCGTCTACCACGACACGCGCACGGCGCTCGCCGACAGGCTGGGGACGGACCCCGGTTTCGCACTGCAGCAGCTGTATCACGCCATCCTGCGGGCGGACCCCGATCTGGTCGTGACCGGTCGCACGAAGCCCGCGGAACGGGTGGTGCCGCGCCAGCTGCCCGCGGCGACGCGACCGTTCGTCGGGCGCGTCGACGAATTCGCCAGGCTCGACGACGCTTTCGGGGTCGCGGGTCGGCAACGCGCGTCGGTCGTCGTGCTGGCCGGCATGGCCGGCGCCGGCAAGACCGCCCTGGCCCTGAACTGGGCCCACCGCAGAAGGGACAGCTTCCCGGACGGCCAGTTCTTCCTGAACCTCAACGGATTCGCCGGCCTGCCGGCGACCTCACCGGCCGACGCGCTGACGCAGTTGCTCGGCGCTCTCGGTGTTTCAGTCGCGGACTTGCCGAAGTCGGTGGACGAGGCCGGGGCGTTGTTCCGCACGCTGGTGGCAGACCGGCGCATGCTGGTGCTCCTTGACGACGCCGCGAGCGCGGACCAGGTGCGTTCGCTGCTTCCCGGTGGCAGGGCTTGCTTCACGCTGGTGACCAGCCGCGGCAGCCTGAACGGACTCGTCGCCCTCGATGGCGCGCGGCGGATCACGGTCGGCTCGCTCAGCACGCGCGAGTCGTGTGTGCTCCTGAGTGAGATCGCCGGCGCCGACCGGGTCGCGAACGAGCACCCGGCAACGCTCGAGATCACTCGGTTGTGCGCCCGGTTGCCCCTCGCCGTGCGGATCGCCGGGGCCACGTTGGCCGAAAACGGAAGCCTATCGGTCACCGGGTACGCCGCCGAACTGGCTACGGACCGCAGGCTCGCCGCGTTGCAGGTGGCCGACGACCCGGACGCGGCCGTGCGGGTGGCGCTGGACCGGTCCTACGCCAACCTGCGTCCGCCGGCGCGCCGGCTACACGCTTTGCTGGGTCTTCTGCCAGGGCCGGACATCTCCCTGCCGGCCGTCGCCGCCCTCGCCGGACTGCCTCAGCCGCACGCCGCGCACCGGCTCGCTCAGCTCACCGACGCTCACCTCGTGGTCAGCTCCGGCGCCGATCGCTTCGCGATGCACGACCTGGTCCGGCTCTTCGCCCACGATCGGGCCGTCACCGACGCGACCAGGGCCGACCGGGACGCCGCCGCCGTCCGCGTCCTGACCTGGTACCGGGACGCCGCGAACGCGGCGGACCGGGTACTCCGCCCCCGGGAGCGGCCCAACTTCGAATCGACCACCCACCCCATCACACCGACCGACGAGGCAGCCGCGCTGGAATGGCTCGGGCGCGAGGAAAAGAACCTCATCGCCGCCGTGACCTTCGCCGAGCGGGACCACCCCGGATTCGCATGGCAGATCGCAGCGGCCATGTACGGGTGGCTGTACCGCCGCTACTCCCGCACCGGGTGGATCGAGATCTACCGACGCGCCGCCGACGCCGCCGTACGCGCCGGCGACGTCGCGGGAGAGGCCCTCATCGTCGGGCGGATGGCCATCGCGTACGGTCTGCTCCGGCAGGTGAACGACGCCGTGGCCGCGTGTAAGCGAGCCTACGAACTGCGTCGATCCCTCGGTGACCGGCTGGGCACCGCCACCGCACTGCTGAACCTGGCGGCGGTCCACCTCAACGACCGGCGCCCCGACGAAGCGATCCAGGTCCTGCACGAGGCGACAGAGGAAGCGCGGGGAGTCGCGGGCAACGGGCACTTCACCACGATGATCCACAGCAACCTGGCGGAGGCCTACCAGCTCACCGGCCGGCCCCGCGAGGCGCGACAGTACTTCCAACGCGCGCTCGAAGCCGCCGGCCGGGATACCAACCTTCGTGACCAGGCTCAGATCTTGATCGACTTCGCCGCGTTCAGCGCCGAGTGCGACGACCTGAGACCGGCGCTCGACCTCGCCGAACGCGGCAGGCACCTCGCCACCGCCACCGGTGACGAGATATTGGTCGCGGAGGCACGGGAACAGTTGGGCTCCATCCGCCTCGCTCTCTCCGAGACCGGTCCGGCCCTCGAACACCTCTACGCCGCACTGGCCACCTACGACCGTCTCGGCCACCGGGGCGCCGCCGATCTCCGCGACCACATCAAGAAGATCCATTCGACGGCCCGCACGGCGCGTGACCCCGCCACGACAACGTGA
- a CDS encoding peptidoglycan-binding domain-containing protein, with protein MIRRTIARGTTIVTAVVASLGLATTVALAGDNNHNGQVDYGDTGTAVWCAQHVVHSYAGISVGSSGEDSDFGSATRQGVRNYQSRNSLGIDGQVGPLTGHNMREFVNQLHHQAIQDHDNALVQDTLHWLNICPSAASVFN; from the coding sequence GTGATTCGGAGAACCATTGCGCGCGGCACCACGATCGTGACCGCGGTCGTCGCCTCGCTGGGGCTGGCGACCACGGTGGCGCTGGCGGGCGACAACAACCACAACGGCCAGGTGGACTACGGCGACACGGGCACCGCGGTCTGGTGCGCGCAGCACGTCGTGCACTCCTACGCCGGGATCAGCGTCGGCAGCAGCGGCGAGGACAGCGATTTCGGCTCAGCGACGAGGCAGGGCGTCAGGAACTACCAGTCCCGGAACAGCCTTGGCATCGACGGTCAGGTGGGCCCGCTCACCGGGCACAACATGCGCGAGTTCGTGAACCAGCTGCACCACCAAGCGATCCAGGACCACGACAACGCCCTCGTGCAGGACACCCTGCACTGGTTGAACATCTGCCCGAGCGCAGCGAGCGTGTTCAACTGA
- a CDS encoding peptidoglycan-binding domain-containing protein, which yields MSNRPGMLGHLAAGVTTVLVATALTLLPSGVASAATPLCTTMVNVNRGGNNLSVPATGGGNVTCLISRTQAANSAVVQGLQYTLKTCYPTVRLASPYSSELVGNLAADGSFGPRTEAAVKGVQSTIGTTPDGGYGPNTRNAMRFTSNDVAGRCYHY from the coding sequence ATGAGCAACCGGCCCGGCATGCTCGGACACCTCGCCGCCGGTGTCACCACGGTTCTCGTCGCGACGGCGCTGACGCTGCTGCCGTCCGGCGTCGCGTCCGCGGCGACACCGCTGTGCACCACCATGGTCAACGTCAACCGGGGCGGCAACAACCTCTCCGTGCCCGCGACCGGCGGCGGGAACGTCACCTGCCTCATCAGCAGGACCCAAGCGGCCAACTCCGCCGTCGTGCAAGGCCTGCAGTACACGCTGAAGACATGCTATCCGACCGTTCGCCTGGCGAGCCCCTACTCTAGCGAGCTGGTGGGAAACCTCGCCGCCGACGGCAGTTTCGGGCCGAGGACGGAGGCTGCCGTCAAGGGCGTGCAATCGACCATCGGCACCACTCCGGACGGCGGTTACGGCCCGAACACCCGAAACGCGATGCGATTCACGTCGAACGACGTGGCCGGCCGGTGCTACCACTACTAG
- a CDS encoding nitroreductase/quinone reductase family protein, translating to MSDPLDRNAKTIAEFRANEGQVGGVFEGAPLVLVHHRGRKSGREYVTPVM from the coding sequence ATGAGCGACCCGCTCGATCGGAACGCGAAGACCATCGCGGAGTTCCGGGCGAACGAGGGCCAGGTCGGCGGGGTCTTCGAGGGCGCTCCGCTGGTCCTGGTGCACCACCGTGGCCGCAAGAGCGGACGGGAGTACGTCACCCCGGTGATGTAG
- a CDS encoding nuclear transport factor 2 family protein, with product MGFDSEQVVRNAYRVAEEQDVPGWVALFTEDGTFTDNSIGVTYRGQELGDTVVVYAKAFPDMHRELYQVYVAGNIVVVQLALQGTQTGPLTTPMGVLPPTGNKMDAPCCDVFEIVDGKIKRFDCYPEGTIIFGQLGILDDIAGAMTTP from the coding sequence ATGGGTTTCGATTCCGAACAGGTCGTCCGCAACGCCTACCGTGTCGCCGAGGAACAGGACGTTCCCGGGTGGGTCGCCCTCTTCACCGAAGACGGCACCTTCACCGACAACTCCATCGGCGTCACCTACCGCGGGCAGGAGCTGGGCGACACGGTCGTGGTCTACGCGAAAGCGTTCCCCGACATGCACCGCGAGCTGTACCAGGTGTACGTCGCCGGGAACATCGTCGTGGTCCAGCTTGCCTTGCAGGGCACGCAGACCGGCCCGCTCACCACGCCGATGGGCGTGCTCCCGCCGACCGGCAACAAGATGGACGCACCGTGCTGCGACGTCTTCGAAATCGTGGACGGCAAGATCAAGCGGTTCGACTGCTACCCGGAAGGCACGATCATCTTCGGCCAGCTCGGCATCCTGGACGACATTGCCGGCGCGATGACCACGCCGTAG
- a CDS encoding aldo/keto reductase, protein MARRSTPDLGGSFALGARRVHRVGYGAMQLAGDGFSGPPRDHDEALRVLHAAVAGRVDHIDTAQFYGSGTVNGLIREALHPYPAGLAIVSKVAVGHDTRAADLHRGIEDNLRALGLDRLAAVNLRMPDPLAVPDRGFDAQLASLVKAREQGLADGVGLSNISRQHLLRALEQTEVVCVQNLFHLLDQRSLDVLEECAQRGIAFVPYCPLGWPLAARQRILDSPVLAELGTRLVATPTQVALAWLLDLAPNVLLIPGTRTRAHLAENLRAGDVVLDDDARAALQRSFPPGERRPTPDPHALRPPTGRTRSLGPPESPGSGDAGSPGR, encoded by the coding sequence ATGGCTCGCAGATCCACCCCTGACCTGGGCGGCTCCTTCGCACTGGGTGCCCGGCGCGTCCATCGGGTCGGTTACGGCGCCATGCAACTCGCGGGGGACGGGTTCTCCGGGCCACCGCGAGATCACGACGAGGCCCTTCGCGTGCTGCATGCCGCCGTGGCCGGCCGGGTCGACCACATCGACACGGCGCAGTTCTACGGGTCGGGGACGGTGAACGGCCTCATCCGCGAGGCGCTGCACCCGTACCCGGCCGGCCTGGCGATCGTCAGCAAGGTGGCCGTCGGCCACGACACCCGCGCCGCCGACCTGCACCGGGGCATCGAAGACAACCTGAGGGCCCTCGGCCTGGACCGGCTGGCCGCGGTCAACCTGCGCATGCCGGACCCGCTCGCGGTGCCGGACCGGGGGTTCGACGCCCAGCTGGCCTCGCTCGTGAAGGCGCGCGAACAGGGACTGGCCGACGGCGTCGGCCTCAGCAACATCTCCCGGCAGCACCTGCTCAGGGCGCTGGAGCAGACCGAGGTCGTCTGCGTGCAGAACCTGTTCCACCTCCTGGACCAGCGATCCCTCGACGTGCTCGAAGAATGCGCGCAGCGGGGCATCGCGTTCGTGCCGTACTGCCCGCTGGGGTGGCCGCTCGCCGCGCGGCAGCGGATCCTCGACAGTCCCGTGCTCGCCGAGCTGGGTACGAGGCTGGTGGCCACGCCCACGCAGGTTGCGCTGGCATGGCTGCTCGACCTCGCGCCGAACGTCCTGCTCATCCCGGGTACCCGCACGCGCGCCCACTTGGCCGAGAACCTCCGTGCCGGAGACGTCGTCCTCGACGACGACGCGCGTGCCGCGCTGCAGCGGAGTTTCCCGCCCGGCGAACGGAGACCCACGCCTGATCCACACGCACTGAGGCCGCCGACCGGCCGGACCCGGTCGCTCGGCCCGCCGGAATCACCAGGATCCGGCGACGCCGGGTCACCGGGCCGATGA
- a CDS encoding MBL fold metallo-hydrolase produces the protein MSPSNRRSFLARGVALAALPAAASLTGGAFAGTASAETLPDYAPVPPSALGPALNEQGYYVGRVEKNLYWVTDGTYQAAFLTTREGVVLFDAPPTIGHNLQRAIDQIAAANGVSRKVTHIVYSHHHADHLGASSLFGKNVVRVGHAETKRLLVRDNDPARPVPDVTFEKQRTLRVGGERINLAWQGTNHTPDNSYIHLPDHGTLMLVDVVLPGWVPFYNFNLNEDVPASIAAPAKALSYPWKHFIGGHLGRLGTRDDVVVYQQYITDLTDNVKTALATVDPTPYFTKYGDNAWAGVKTYLDAVSDYAAAPVVKKYTGVLAAADVFTASHAFIILESIRLDLGYGSQIHP, from the coding sequence ATGTCCCCCTCGAACCGCCGATCGTTCCTCGCCCGAGGTGTCGCGCTCGCGGCGCTTCCGGCGGCCGCGAGCCTGACCGGTGGCGCCTTCGCCGGCACAGCGTCGGCCGAGACCCTGCCCGACTACGCGCCGGTCCCGCCGTCCGCGCTGGGCCCTGCCCTCAACGAGCAGGGCTACTACGTGGGGAGAGTCGAGAAGAACCTGTACTGGGTCACCGACGGCACCTACCAGGCGGCGTTCCTGACCACCCGCGAGGGCGTCGTCCTGTTCGACGCACCCCCGACCATCGGGCACAACCTGCAGCGCGCGATCGATCAGATCGCAGCCGCCAACGGCGTGTCACGCAAGGTGACCCACATCGTCTACTCCCACCACCACGCTGACCACCTCGGCGCGTCCTCCCTGTTCGGCAAGAACGTCGTGCGGGTCGGCCACGCCGAGACCAAACGCCTCCTGGTCCGCGACAACGACCCGGCGCGGCCGGTCCCCGACGTCACGTTCGAGAAGCAGCGCACGCTGCGCGTCGGCGGCGAGCGCATCAACCTGGCCTGGCAAGGCACCAACCACACCCCGGACAACAGCTACATCCACCTGCCCGACCACGGCACCCTGATGCTCGTCGACGTCGTGCTGCCCGGGTGGGTGCCGTTCTACAACTTCAACCTCAACGAGGACGTCCCCGCCTCCATCGCCGCGCCGGCCAAGGCGCTGTCCTACCCGTGGAAGCACTTCATCGGCGGGCACCTGGGCCGCCTCGGCACGCGGGACGACGTCGTCGTGTACCAGCAGTACATCACCGACCTCACCGACAACGTGAAGACCGCACTGGCCACTGTGGACCCGACGCCGTACTTCACGAAGTACGGCGACAACGCCTGGGCCGGCGTGAAGACCTACCTCGACGCGGTCTCCGACTACGCGGCCGCACCGGTCGTCAAGAAGTACACCGGCGTGCTCGCGGCGGCCGACGTCTTCACCGCCAGCCACGCGTTCATCATCCTCGAATCGATCCGCCTGGACCTCGGCTATGGCTCGCAGATCCACCCCTGA